Proteins encoded within one genomic window of Fragaria vesca subsp. vesca linkage group LG1, FraVesHawaii_1.0, whole genome shotgun sequence:
- the LOC101313839 gene encoding polyadenylate-binding protein 2-like isoform 1 translates to MAEEEHEVYGAEIPDEAEMDGDFDHDDMSTAQDDDDDDAAAVVKLNQFADCFVLRLKEEEEAAALREMQTNAAKEMSSAQDPATGAVSQANKEVADECSVYVGNVDYACTPEEVPQHFESCGTVNRVTIPTDKFGQPKGYAYVEFLEAEAVQKALALNESELHGRQLKVLPKRTNVPGMKQFRPRRFNPYMGYSFRRPYVPPYFYSPYGYGKVPRFRRPARYMPYY, encoded by the exons ATGGCCGAAGAAGAGCATGAGGTGTACGGAGCAGAAATTCCAGACGAGGCGGAGATGGACGGCGACTTCGACCACGATGACATGTCCACCGCCCAAGACGACGACGACGACGACGCCGCCGCCGTTGTCAAG TTGAATCAATTTGCTGATTGTTTTGTATTGCGCTTGAAGGAGGAGGAGGAAGCTGCGGCTCTCCGCGAGATGCAGACCAATGCGGCGAAGGAGATGAGTTCTGCGCAAG ATCCTGCTACTGGAGCTGTTTCTCAGGCAAACAAGGAAGTGGCTGATGAATGTTCTGTTTACGTTGGCAAC GTTGATTATGCATGCACACCTGAGGAAGTACCGCAGCATTTCGAATCATGTGGCACAGTTAACAGGGTGACTATACCAACAGATAAATTTGGCCAACCAAAGGGTTATGCCTATGTGGAATTCCTGGAAGCAGAAGCTGTTCAAAAGGCTCTTGCTCTGAATGAATCTGAGTTGCATGGTCGGCAATTGAAA GTTTTACCTAAAAGAACCAATGTTCCTGGTATGAAGCAATTCCGCCCCAGACGTTTCAATCCCTATATGGGTTACAGCTTCAGGAGGCCTTATGTACCACCTTACTTCTATTCACCTTATGGATATGG GAAGGTTCCCAGGTTCAGAAGGCCAGCAAGATACATGCCCTACTATTAG
- the LOC101313249 gene encoding ABC transporter G family member 11-like yields the protein MEHSSSPASFPRWAPSPSPSRGLLLSPPVEDAKIKSSSAAVHDSAEHAVSLSCSSMERIFPFSIGFKSNTSAVTAYGSAVETSLEAENAHVPRTNGASATHVVELGPRENGASLTWDDLWVGVSDGKGGQKMILQGLTGFAQPGEVLAIMGPSGCGKSTLLDALGGRLSSSTQQKGKILINGRKETLAFRTSAYVAQDDTLMTTLTVKEVVYYSAQLQLPNSMSKAEKKVRAETTIKEMGLRDSMDTRIGGWGKKGLSGGQKRRVSICIEILTRPKLLFLDEPTSGLDSAASYHVMNRIIKLAHHDGMTVVASIHQPSSEVFELFQNLCLLSSGRTVYFGPASQAEEFFVSNGFPCPTLRNPSDHYLRTINKDFDTDIEQGLGGKTRTEEAIDILINSYKSSSTFKQLHDQVAKICQEKRGALEKGSQANFMTQCLVLTRRSFVNMYRDLGYYWLRLFIYISLCLCVGTIYHEIDTSYDSIQDRATSLMFVAAFLTFMAIGGFPSYVEDMKIFERERLNGHYGVASFVVGNSFSSVPYLLMISLIPGAIAYFLVGFQRTFDHFAYFALALFVALMLVESLMMIVASIVPDFLMGVITGSGILGVMLLNGGFFRKPNDMPKPFWRYPMYYIGFHNYVNQGLYKNEFEGLTFPNNQVGGPPTITGEEILKSMWQMEMGHSKWVDFAILFGMVIVYRLMFFGIIKTNEKLSPIIKAFL from the exons ATGGAACATTCTTCTTCTCCAGCTAGCTTTCCAAGATGGGCACCGAGTCCAAGCCCCTCAAGAGGATTGTTACTATCACCACCTGTGGAAGACGCCAAGATCAAGTCCAGTAGTGCTGCTGTTCATGACTCTGCAGAACATGCGGTATCCTTGTCATGTTCTAGCATGGAGAGGATCTTCCCATTTAGCATTGGATTCAAAAGCAATACTTCTGCTGTTACTGCTTATGGTTCTGCGGTTGAAACGTCACTAGAAGCTGAAAATGCTCATGTCCCAAGGACGAATGGTGCTAGTGCTACTCATGTAGTGGAGCTTGGGCCAAGAGAGAATGGTGCTTCTTTGACATGGGACGACTTGTGGGTCGGAGTAAGTGATGGGAAAGGCGGGCAGAAGATGATTTTGCAGGGGCTTACTGGGTTTGCTCAGCCTGGTGAGGTTTTGGCCATTATGGGTCCTTCTGGCTGTGGCAAATCTACCCTTTTGGATGCTTTGGGAG GAAGGCTAAGTTCAAGCACACAGCAGAAAGGGAAGATCCTAATCAATGGCCGCAAAGAAACTCTTGCCTTTCGAACCTCA GCATATGTGGCACAAGATGACACACTAATGACAACCTTAACAGTAAAGGAAGTTGTGTACTACTCAGCTCAACTACAACTCCCTAACTCCATGTCGAAAGCAGAAAAGAAGGTAAGAGCAGAGACGACAATAAAGGAAATGGGTTTGCGAGACTCCATGGACACAAGAATTGGAGGTTGGGGCAAAAAAGGCCTCAGTGGTGGGCAAAAGAGAAGAGTTAGCATCTGCATTGAGATCTTGACTCGTCCAAAGCTTCTCTTCCTTGATGAGCCTACTAGTGGACTAGACAGTGCAGCATCTTACCATGTCATGAACCGCATTATTAAACTGGCTCACCACGATGGAATGACAGTTGTTGCATCAATTCATCAACCTAGCAGTGAAGTTTTTGAGCTTTTCCAAAATCTTTGCCTTCTCTCATCTGGTAGAACAGTCTATTTTGGCCCTGCTTCACAGGCAGAGGAG TTTTTTGTTTCAAATGGCTTTCCATGCCCAACTCTGAGAAATCCATCAGATCACTACCTGAGAACTATTAACAAGGACTTTGACACT GACATTGAACAAGGCCTTGGTGGAAAAACAAGAACAGAGGAAGCAATTGATATTCTCATAAATTCATACAAGTCTTCAAGTACATTCAAGCAACTTCATGACCAGGTTGCTAAAATTTGCCAAGAG AAACGTGGAGCTCTAGAGAAGGGAAGTCAAGCCAACTTCATGACTCAATGCCTGGTTTTGACAAGGAGATCCTTTGTGAACATGTATCGCGATCTAGGCTACTACTGGCTTCGTCTTTTCATTTACATTTCCTTGTGCTTATGTGTTGGGACTATCTATCATGAAATTGACACCAGTTATGACTCGATACAG GATAGAGCAACAAGTCTGATGTTCGTTGCAGCATTCTTAACTTTCATGGCAATAGGTGGATTTCCTTCTTATGTAGAGGACATGAAG ATTTTCGAGCGTGAAAGATTAAACGGGCACTACGGTGTTGCTTCATTTGTTGTTGGAAACTCATTTTCATCCGTTCCATACTTACTGATGATCTCTTTAATCCCCGGAGCAATAGCCTATTTCCTTGTTGGCTTTCAGAGAACCTTTGATCACTTCGCCTATTTCGCATTGGCTCTGTTTGTGGCGCTGATGTTGGTTGAGAGCCTGATGATGATTGTAGCAAGCATTGTGCCAGATTTCCTGATGGGTGTTATCACAGGTTCTGGAATTCTTGGAGTGATGTTGTTGAATGGAGGTTTCTTCCGAAAACCTAACGATATGCCAAAGCCCTTCTGGAGATACCCAATGTACTATATTGGATTCCACAATTATGTGAATCAAGGATTATACAAGAATGAGTTTGAAGGACTAACATTCCCCAATAATCAAGTAGGAGGGCCACCCACCATTACTGGTGAAGAAATATTGAAGAGTATGTGGCAAATGGAGATGGGTCACTCTAAGTGGGTTGATTTTGCCATTTTGTTTGGAATGGTAATAGTTTACAGGCTCATGTTCTTTGGGATCATCAAGACAAATGAAAAGCTCTCGCCAATCATCAAAGCTTTTCTTTAG
- the LOC101313549 gene encoding probable ribose-5-phosphate isomerase-like has protein sequence METGFFSSSILTQDELKKIAAYKAVDQHVESGMILGLGSGSTVKHAVDRIGELLQLGKLHNIIGITTSQNTHQQALSLGIPLSDLDVHPVLDLAIDGADEVDPHLNLVKGRCGSLLREKMVEGACKKFVVIVDESKLVDHLGGSGMAMPVEVVPFCWKFTAKMLQDLFRESGCVAKLKCEEESGEAFVTDNGNYIVDLYFKKDIGDLRAASEAVLRLAGVVEHGMFLDMATTVIVARELGITVKHK, from the coding sequence ATGGAAACCGGATTCTTCAGCTCCTCAATCCTAACCCAAGACGAGCTCAAGAAAATCGCGGCCTACAAGGCCGTGGATCAGCACGTCGAGTCCGGCATGATCCTCGGCCTCGGCTCCGGCTCCACCGTCAAGCACGCCGTCGACCGCATCGGCGAGCTTCTCCAACTCGGAAAGCTCCACAACATCATCGGAATCACCACCTCCCAAAACACCCACCAACAAGCCCTCTCTCTCGGCATCCCTCTCTCCGACCTCGACGTCCACCCCGTCCTCGACCTCGCCATCGACGGCGCCGACGAGGTCGACCCTCACCTCAACCTCGTCAAGGGCCGCTGTGGGTCCCTCTTAAGAGAGAAAATGGTCGAGGGCGCGTGTAAGAAGTTCGTCGTCATTGTCGACGAGTCAAAGCTCGTTGACCACCTTGGGGGGTCCGGGATGGCCATGCCAGTGGAGGTTGTGCCGTTCTGCTGGAAGTTCACGGCCAAAATGCTGCAGGATTTGTTTAGGGAATCCGGTTGCGTTGCGAAGCTGAAATGTGAGGAGGAGAGCGGGGAGGCGTTTGTGACTGATAATGGGAACTACATTGTGGATTTGTACTTCAAGAAGGATATTGGGGACTTGAGGGCTGCTAGTGAGGCCGTTTTGCGGCTCGCCGGAGTTGTGGAGCATGGGATGTTTCTAGATATGGCCACTACTGTGATCGTGGCGAGGGAGCTTGGGATAACGGTGAAGCACAAGTAG